In the Heteronotia binoei isolate CCM8104 ecotype False Entrance Well chromosome 13, APGP_CSIRO_Hbin_v1, whole genome shotgun sequence genome, one interval contains:
- the APOF gene encoding apolipoprotein F — MYQPLIAFIWGAFLLPHGLDGHSLSLAHSSESTSGTNQSPTVSMDAPGPTLLSSKSFQSPFPQKGVSCKDLMPDALENFAAIPQLSQIFIQTALALALQSGGCTQHADILVLRLYRKLGKADTDALLSVMERSLGTASSSQSKSSAALEFNLDQLAYTQAQSCKGLVQIKGSVLHGWVHSVYRGFSAAAAACHQQGASCAGVASNDTGFYQVIERDGSYFLPHYGAHSWLHQCQKTARNSRSALENCRSEREQKVYSVVEWIPVVSTYYNFGTSIYYATQNCTNLAKERALEGAMDLGYDVLTGLTGGAGGVVRMGIAAGLKPVVKAGVRASINYFYPKEEHYPIPTSYSGPVIIT, encoded by the coding sequence ATGTACCAGCCACTAATTGCCTTTATTTGGGGGGCCTTTCTGCTGCCCCATGGATTGGATGGGCACTCACTGTCCCTGGCTCACTCATCAGAGAGCACTTCTGGAACGAACCAGTCCCCAACTGTCTCCATGGATGCTCCAGGCCCTACATTGCTTAGTTCCAAATCCTTCCAGTCCCCCTTCCCTCAAAAGGGTGTTTCCTGTAAGGATCTGATGCCTGATGCCCTGGAAAATTTTGCCGCCATACCTCAGCTGTCCCAGATCTTCATTCAAACTGCACTGGCACTTGCTCTGCAAAGTGGAGGCTGTACTCAGCATGCAGATATCTTGGTTCTGCGTCTCTACAggaagctggggaaagcagacacAGACGCTCTGTTGTCTGTGATGGAAAGATCTCTGGGAACAGCTAGTTCTAGTCAGAGCAAGAGCAGTGCTGCTTTGGAGTTCAACCTGGACCAGCTGGCATACACACAAGCTCAGAGCTGCAAAGGTCTGGTTCAAATTAAAGGGTCTGTCTTGCATGGCTGGGTGCATAGTGTCTACAGAGGGTTTTCGGCAGCTGCTGCAGCTTGTCACCAGCAGGGGGCCAGTTGTGCTGGTGTGGCCTCCAATGATACTGGTTTCTACCAAGTAATAGAACGAGATGGCAGCTACTTCCTTCCACACTATGGCGCCCATTCCTGGCTACATCAGTGCCAGAAGACTGCAAGAAACAGTCGTTCTGCCCTAGAGAACTGTAGGAGTGAGAGGGAACAAAAAGTATACTCAGTTGTGGAATGGATACCTGTGGTCAGCACCTATTACAACTTTGGTACCAGCATCTACTACGCAACCCAGAACTGCACCAATCTGGCCAAGGAACGTGCTCTGGAGGGTGCCATGGACCTAGGCTATGATGTATTGACTGGTTTGACAGGTGGGGCAGGTGGTGTTGTTAGGATGGGTATTGCTGCAGGGCTAAAGCCTGTGGTAAAGGCTGGTGTGCGTGCTTCCATCAACTATTTCTACCCAAAGGAAGAGCATTATCCTATCCCAACCAGCTACTCTGGCCCAGTAATAATTACCTAG